One Hevea brasiliensis isolate MT/VB/25A 57/8 chromosome 5, ASM3005281v1, whole genome shotgun sequence genomic region harbors:
- the LOC110633848 gene encoding probable LRR receptor-like serine/threonine-protein kinase At1g67720, translated as METKILFFSFLLLLASSSSAQMPGFVSLDCGGKENFTDELGLVWISDDNLMYGETAVISVANETRKQYTTLRHFPADSRKYCYTLGVISRTRYLLRATFLYGNFDNNNVYPKFDVSVGATHWSTIVISDANTIESIELIFLASSPTISVCLSNATTGQPFISTLELRQFNGSIYYTAYENQFYLSVSARINFGADSEDPVRYPDDPFDRIWESDSVKKANYLVDVAAGTEKVSTDSPIDVSNNGMPPEKVMQTAVVGTNGFLTYRMNLDGFPGFGWAVTYFAEIEDLKPNESRKFRLVLPGHPDMSKAVVNIQENAQGKYRLYQPGYPNISLPFVLSFRFGKTSDSTEGPLLNAMEINKYLEKNCGSPDGEVIASVILPYASADWAQEGGDPCLPVPWTWLQCNSDGRPRIVKISLSSKNLTGNIPSDLPKLNGLVELWLDRNSLTGPIPDFTGCRDLEIIHLENNQLTGELPSSLLNLPNLRELYVQNNLLSGTVPSGLHNNNLVLNYSGNLNLHEGGRRGKQIVIIIGSSVGAAILFIATIASCLVIHRGKKSSDQEQLRVSPRAQGLVSTLNDTPAEGAYCFTFSEIEDATKTFEKKIGSGGFGVVYYGKMKDGKEIAVKVLTSNSYQGKREFSNEVTLLSRIHHRNLVQFHGFCQEEGRSMLVYEFMHNGTLKEHLYGPLTRGRSINWIKRLEIAEDAAKGIEYLHTGCVPAIIHRDLKTSNILLDKHMRAKVSDFGLSKLAVDGASHVSSIVRGTVGYLDPEYYISQQLTDKSDVYSFGVILLELMSGQEAISNESFGVNCRNIVQWAKFHIESGDIQGIIDPSLHDEYDIQSMWKIAEKALMCVQPHGHMRPSISEVLKEIQDAILIEREAVAVREGNSDDMSRNSVRSSLNLGSLEFGGTENYLSLDATVAQPTAR; from the exons ATGGAGACTAagattctcttcttctctttccTTCTCCTTCTTGCTTCCTCCTCCTCAGCACAGATGCCAG GTTTCGTGAGTTTGGACTGTGGGGGCAAAGAAAATTTCACTGATGAACTTGGATTGGTGTGGATTTCTGATGATAATCTTATGTATGGAGAAACAGCAGTCATATCAGTTGCAAATGAGACAAGGAAGCAATATACAACACTGAGACATTTCCCAGCAGATTCCAGGAAGTATTGTTACACTCTAGGCGTCATAAGTAGGACAAGATATCTTTTAAGGGCAACATTCTTGTATGGTAATTTTGACAACAACAATGTCTATCCCAAATTTGATGTCTCTGTTGGGGCAACTCATTGGTCCACAATTGTCATTTCTGATGCTAATACCATAGAGTCTATAGAGCTGATATTTCTGGCTTCAAGTCCCACCATCAGTGTGTGCTTATCCAATGCTACAACTGGACAGCCATTTATATCGACACTTGAGCTCCGGCAATTCAATGGTTCAATCTATTATACAGCATATGAGAACCAATTTTATCTCAGTGTTTCTGCAAGGATCAATTTTGGTGCAGATAGTGAAGATCCAGTTAG GTATCCTGATGACCCATTTGATAGAATATGGGAATCTGACTCTGTGAAGAAAGCAAATTACCTTGTTGATGTAGCTGCTGGTACTGAGAAAGTTTCAACTGACTCGCCAATAGATGTCAGCAATAATGGAATGCCTCCTGAGAAAGTGATGCAGACTGCAGTAGTTGGTACAAATGGATTTTTAACCTATCGGATGAACTTAGATGGTTTTCCTGGTTTTGGGTGGGCTGTCACATACTTTGCAGAGATTGAAGATTTGAAGCCTAATGAGTCCAGGAAATTCAGGCTTGTACTACCTGGCCACCCTGATATGAGCAAAGCTGTTGTTAATATCCAAGAAAATGCTCAAGGAAAGTATCGTCTCTATCAACCAGGATATCCCAACATATCTCTCCCTTTTGTATTGTCTTTTAGATTTGGAAAGACTTCTGATTCTACAGAGGGACCACTCTTGAATGCCATGGAGATAAATAAGTATCTAGAGAAAAATTGTGGTTCCCCTGATG GGGAAGTTATTGCTAGTGTCATTTTGCCCTATGCATCAGCAGATTGGGCACAAGAAGGTGGTGACCCATGTCTGCCAGTGCCATGGACATGGTTGCAGTGTAATTCAGATGGACGACCAAGGATAGTCAAAAT CTCTCTGTCTAGTAAGAATTTGACGGGTAATATTCCTTCAGACTTGCCAAAGTTGAATGGCTTAGTTGAACT ATGGCTTGATAGGAATTCACTAACTGGTCCAATACCTGATTTTACTGGATGCAGAGACTTGGAGATCAT CCATCTTGAGAACAATCAGTTAACGGGTGAGCTTCCTTCCTCGTTATTGAACCTACCAAATTTAAGGGAACT GTATGTGCAAAATAATTTGTTATCCGGAACAGTACCATCAGGTCTTCACAATAATAACTTAGTTTTGAA CTACTCTGGAAACCTTAATCTTCATGAAGGAGGCCGAAGAGGAAAGcaaattgttattattattggTTCATCAGTTGGAGCTGCCATTCTGTTCATAGCTACAATAGCATCCTGTTTAGTTATACACAGAGGAAAGAAAAGTTCTGATCAAG AACAACTCAGGGTTTCCCCACGTGCTCAAGGGCTAGTTTCTACCTTGAATGATACTCCAGCAGAAGGTGCATATTGCTTTACATTTTCTGAGATTGAAGATGCTACAAAAACGTTTGAGAAGAAAATAGGTTCTGGAGGTTTTGGAGTTGTATACTATGGGAAAATGAAAGATGGAAAAGAAATTGCAGTCAAAGTTCTTACTAGTAATTCCTACCAAGGGAAGCGAGAATTTTCAAATGAG GTGACTCTTCTTTCAAGGATACATCATAGAAACTTGGTACAGTTTCATGGGTTTTGCCAAGAAGAAGGGAGAAGTATGCTTGTTTATGAGTTCATGCACAATGGAACGCTCAAGGAACATCTCTATG GTCCATTAACACGTGGAAGAAGTATTAATTGGATCAAGCGCCTTGAGATTGCTGAAGACGCTGCCAAAG GAATTGAATATCTCCACACAGGCTGTGTTCCTGCCATTATACATAGAGATTTAAAGACCAGTAATATTCTTCTTGACAAACACATGAGAGCAAAGGTTTCTGATTTTGGTCTTTCAAAACTAGCAGTAGATGGAGCTTCACATGTCTCAAGCATAGTTAGGGGCACAGTAGGGTATTTGGATCCAGA GTATTATATTTCTCAGCAGTTAACGGACAAGAGTGATGTTTATAGTTTTGGTGTCATTCTCCTGGAGCTGATGTCTGGTCAAGAAGCCATATCAAATGAAAGCTTTGGTGTTAATTGCCGAAATATTGTTCAATGG GCAAAGTTTCACATTGAAAGCGGGGATATCCAAGGAATTATTGATCCCTCACTACATGATGAGTATGATATACAGTCTATGTGGAAGATAGCAGAGAAGGCTTTGATGTGTGTCCAGCCTCATGGACACATGAGGCCATCAATTTCAGAAGTTCTCAAGGAGATCCAAGATGCTATCCTAAttgaaagggaagctgtggcagTGAGAGAAGGTAACTCAGATGACATGTCAAGGAATTCTGTTCGGTCTTCACTCAACTTGGGTTCCTTGGAATTTGGTGGCACTGAAAATTACTTATCCCTTGATGCGACAGTTGCACAGCCAACAGCTAGATAG